The sequence GCGGCGCGGCCACATCGCCGAGCCGGGCGTCGAAATAGCGCTGTTCGGCGGCGTCCAGCTTCGGCGCCACCACGCAGCCCGCTTCCTCATAGCCCTGCGCGAGCAGCTTCGACCGCCGCAGGCCCGGCAGGCCGACGGAGACGGCTATATTGCCGGCCAGCAGCAGCACCAGCGCACGGTCGGGCAGGTCGAGCACGCTGACAGCGAGGATCACCGCCGCCTGGAGCAGCGCATAGCCGACGAAAGCCAGCCACAGGCGGTGGCGCAGCAACACCAACGGGGCAAGGAGCAGCGCGCTCCAGGACAGGCGTTCAGGCACGAAGACGAAGCCGTCCGCCCATTGCGGGGTGCTGCGTCGCGTCTCCGCCTCCTCGGGTTCGAAAACCGTCCAGACCGCCATGTGATGCCCGTTCCTGCCCTGTCAGCCGCCAAGGCTGCCCTTGGTGGAGGGGATTTCCCCCGCCGCCGCCGGATCAATGGCCACCGCCGCGCGCAGCGCGCGGGCCAGACCCTTGAAGCAGCTCTCCGCTATATGGTGCGCGTTGGCGCCATAGAGAGTCTCCACATGCAGGGTCAGCCCGGCATTGATGGCGAAGGCCTGGAAGAATTCGCGCACCAGCTCGGTGTCGAACTCCCCGATCTTCGCCACCGCGAACTCGGTGCGGAATACCAAGAACGGCCGGCCGGAAATGTCGAGCGCGACGCGGGTCAGCGTCTCGTCCATCGGCAGGTGAAGGCTGGCATAGCGGGTGACGCCGCGCATGTCGCCCAGCGCCGCCTTCACCGCCTGGCCGAGCGCGATGCCGACATCCTCCACCGTGTGGTGGAAGTCGATGTGCAGGTCGCCCTTCGCCTCGATCTCCATGTCGATGCGCGAATGGCGGGCCAGAAGGTCCAGCATGTGGTCGAAAAAGCCCACCCCGGTCGCGACCATCGCCTTCCCCGTGCCGTCGAGATCGACGGAGAGGCGGATCTGCGTTTCCTTGGTGGCGCGGGTGATGCTGGCCGTGCGCATGGCAAAGGGCTCCCGGAAAGAGCGCGCCTCTTAGCAGCTATGCGGTTGCTATGCCATATGCACGCATGACAGCGGCGCCTGCGCGCGCGGCGAGTTGCGCCCGCGCAGCGAGGCCTTAAGTAAGGGACCTCTACCGGAGCCCTTCATGACCCATTCCCCCGACACGATCTACGGCACCACCATCGTCTCCGTCCGCGCCGACGGGCGCGTCGCCATTGGCGGCGACGGGCAGGTGACGCTCGGCAACACGGTGATGAAGTCGAACGCGCGCAAGGTGCGCCGGCTGGGCAAGGGCGACGTGATTGGCGGCTTCGCCGGCGCCACGGCGGACGCCTTCACCCTATTCGAGCGGCTGGAAGCCAAGCTGGAACAGTATCCCGGCCAGCTGCAGCGCGCCTGTGTCGAGCTCGCCAAGGACTGGCGCACCGACCGCTATCTGCGCCGGCTGGAGGCGATGATGATCGTCGCCGACGCCAACGTCACGCTGGTGCTCACCGGCACCGGCGACGTGCTGGAGCCGGAAAACGGCATCGCCGCCATCGGCTCGGGCGGCGGCTTCGCGCTGGCAGCGGCCCGCGCGCTCGCCGACAGTGGCAAGGACGCCGAGACTATCGTCCGCAAGAGCCTCGCCATCGCCGCCGATATCTGCATCTACACCAACCATAATGTGGTGGTGGAGACGATCGGGTGACGATCTCCGACGCCACCGTCCGCATCGCGACCGAGCGCGGCATCCTCTCGCCGGAGCAGGCCGAGCGCTTGCGTGCGCTGGAGGCGGAACTGGCGCCGAGCACCGCCGCCGCCCTCCCGCCGCCGGAGGATGACGAGCGACTGCGCCTCGTCACCGGCTTCGGCGACATCTTCGTCACCATCGGCCTCGCGCTGTTCCTCGGCGCGCTGGGCTATTTCAGCGCGGCGCTCGGCCCCGCCGGCATGTGGGCCGCGATCGCCGCGGCCAGCTGGCTGCTGGCGGAATTCTTCACCCGCGTACAGCGCATGGCGCTGCCCAGCATCGTGCTGCTGGTGGTGTTCTGCGCCTCGGTGTTCGTGGCGGCGTCGGCCGCGCTGGGCAGCACCGTGCCTCTGTTTCCGAGCGTCCTGTCGCTGAGCGAGCAACCCGTGACCCTGGCGCTCGCCGGCCTGGCGACGCTGGCGGCGGCAACGCTGCATTACTGGCGCTTCCGGGTGCCGATCACCATCGCCGCGGGCGCGGCGGCACTGGTCGCGATCGTGGTCGGCCTGGTTGCGGCCGTGGCGCCCGGCGGCATCGAGGCCGCGATCAATCCGGTGCTCATGCTTTGCGGGCTCGGCGTCTTCGCCCTCGCCATGCGTTTCGACATCAGCGATCCCCAGCGGCTCACCCGGCGCACCGACATCGCTTTCTGGCTGCATTTGCTGGCGGCGCCGCTGATCGTGCATCCGCTCATCCACGGCTTCATCTGGCCGGACGGCACGCCCGGAGAGGCCAGCGCGCTGCCGGTGCTGGCGGTGTTCGCCATGCTCGGCGTGGTCGCGGTGCTGATCGACCGCCGCGCGCTGCTGGTCTCCGGCCTCGCCTATGCCGGCTTCGCCTTCGCCTCGCTCATCGAGGTCAGCGGCTTTGCCGACAGCTCGACGCCGCTGAGCCTCTTGGTGCTCGGCGCCCTGATCCTCCTGCTGAGCGCGCTCTGGCACCCGCTGCGCCGGGGCGTGCTCGCGCTCCTCCCGACCCGCCTGGCGCAGCGCCTGCCCCACCCCCCTGTTTCTCTCTCGACGCGGAACGCCTCATCGTCATGACCAGCTTCTCGCCCCGCGAAATCGTCTCCGAGCTCGACCGCTACATTGTCGGCCAGCACAAGGCCAAGCGCGCGGTCGCCATCGCCCTGCGCAACCGCTGGCGCCGCCAGCAGCTGGAAGGGCAGCTGCGCGAGGAAGTGCTGCCGAAGAACATCCTGATGATCGGCCCCACCGGCGTCGGCAAGACGGAAATCTCCCGCCGCCTCGCCAAGCTGGCCGGCGCGCCCTTCCTCAAGGTGGAGGCGACCAAATTCACCGAGGTCGGCTATGTCGGCCGGGATGTCGAACAGATCATCCGCGACCTCGTCGAGATCGGCATCGGCCTGGTGCGCGAGGTGCGCCGCAAGGGCGTCGAGGCCAAGGCGCATCTCGCCGCCGAGGAGCGGGTGCTCGACGCGCTGGTCGGCGCCACCGCCTCGTCAGGCACGCGGGAGAGCTTCCGCAAGAAGCTGCGCGACGGGCTGATGGACGACAAGGAAAT comes from Ancylobacter polymorphus and encodes:
- the hisB gene encoding imidazoleglycerol-phosphate dehydratase HisB; the encoded protein is MRTASITRATKETQIRLSVDLDGTGKAMVATGVGFFDHMLDLLARHSRIDMEIEAKGDLHIDFHHTVEDVGIALGQAVKAALGDMRGVTRYASLHLPMDETLTRVALDISGRPFLVFRTEFAVAKIGEFDTELVREFFQAFAINAGLTLHVETLYGANAHHIAESCFKGLARALRAAVAIDPAAAGEIPSTKGSLGG
- a CDS encoding DUF2628 domain-containing protein, yielding MAVWTVFEPEEAETRRSTPQWADGFVFVPERLSWSALLLAPLVLLRHRLWLAFVGYALLQAAVILAVSVLDLPDRALVLLLAGNIAVSVGLPGLRRSKLLAQGYEEAGCVVAPKLDAAEQRYFDARLGDVAAPRPFLPPMGGARAPAGARPAEAGVLGLFPEASR
- the hslV gene encoding ATP-dependent protease subunit HslV; its protein translation is MTHSPDTIYGTTIVSVRADGRVAIGGDGQVTLGNTVMKSNARKVRRLGKGDVIGGFAGATADAFTLFERLEAKLEQYPGQLQRACVELAKDWRTDRYLRRLEAMMIVADANVTLVLTGTGDVLEPENGIAAIGSGGGFALAAARALADSGKDAETIVRKSLAIAADICIYTNHNVVVETIG